One window of Nostoc sp. C052 genomic DNA carries:
- a CDS encoding valine--tRNA ligase, producing the protein MTATIPNLPSLYDPFSTEAKWQKFWEDNQVYKADPNQGGEPYCIVIPPPNVTGSLHMGHAFESALIDTLVRYHRMQGRNTLWLPGTDHASIAVHSMLEKQLKKEGKTRYELGREKFLERAWQWKAESEGTILNQLRRLGVSVDWSRERFTLDEGLSKAVVEAFTRLYEEGLIYRGEYLVNWCPASGSAVSDVEVENQEVNGNLWHFRYPLTDGSGFVEVATTRPETMLGDTAVAVNPNDDRYKHLIGKTLTLPILQREIPIIGDEFVDPTFGTGCVKVTPAHDPNDFDMGKRHNLPLINIMNKDGTLNANAGEFQGQDRFVARKNVVSRLEADGFLVKIEDYKHTVPYSDRGKVPIEPLLSTQWFVKIRPLADNSLEFLDQQTSPEFVPQRWTKVYRDWLVKLKDWCISRQLWWGHQIPAWYAISETGGQITDNTPFVVAKSETEAWEKAKSQFGENVNLEQDPDVLDTWFSSGLWPFSTLGWPEQTQDLATYYPTTTLVTGFDIIFFWVARMTMMAGHFTQQMPFQTVYIHGLVLDEKGQKMSKTKGNGIDPLLLIDKYGTDALRYTLIREVAGAGQDIRLEYDRKKDESASVEASRNFANKLWNAARFVMMNLDGQTPQQLGNPVATELSDRWIISRYHQVIKQTTNYINNYGLGEAAKGLYEFIWGDFCDQYIELVKSRLQTDADPESRRVAQQTLGYVLEGILKLLHPFMPHITEEIWQTLTQQSADSPQTLPLQLYPQVDANLIDRALEEQFELLIDTIRTIRNLRAEADIKPGVKVIANLQTQSQKEREILTSGQDYIKDLAKVETLTITDKQENQTVAAKKPQRGLKTIGLIIVAIIFGRLGLAAGYAIDEIPIIGTFFELVGFGYTAWFVSQNLLTAQARRRLWSRFFPQRELEQPQKPENAIAGVIGTIQVLIPLSGVVDIEVVRAKLEKSLSKAEAEVQSLSTRLNNPSFVDKARADVVQGAREALAEAQKQAEILRDRLKGLP; encoded by the coding sequence ATGACTGCAACCATTCCCAATCTCCCCAGTCTCTACGACCCCTTTTCCACCGAAGCCAAATGGCAAAAATTCTGGGAAGACAATCAAGTTTACAAAGCTGACCCCAACCAAGGCGGCGAACCCTACTGCATCGTCATTCCCCCCCCAAATGTCACCGGCAGTTTACACATGGGTCACGCCTTTGAAAGTGCCTTAATTGATACCCTAGTGCGCTACCACCGGATGCAGGGACGTAATACCCTATGGCTACCCGGAACTGACCACGCCAGCATCGCTGTGCATAGTATGCTGGAAAAGCAACTCAAAAAAGAGGGTAAGACTCGCTACGAGTTGGGGCGCGAAAAATTCCTAGAACGCGCTTGGCAATGGAAGGCTGAGTCTGAGGGAACGATTCTGAATCAGCTACGACGCTTGGGTGTCTCGGTGGACTGGTCACGGGAAAGGTTTACCCTGGATGAGGGTTTATCTAAAGCTGTTGTCGAGGCGTTTACTCGCCTCTACGAAGAAGGCTTAATTTATCGTGGTGAATATTTAGTTAACTGGTGTCCCGCTTCTGGGTCGGCTGTGTCTGACGTGGAAGTAGAAAATCAAGAAGTGAATGGAAATCTCTGGCACTTCCGCTATCCCCTCACCGATGGTTCCGGTTTTGTAGAGGTAGCGACAACTCGACCAGAAACGATGCTGGGTGATACGGCTGTAGCAGTTAATCCCAATGACGATCGCTACAAACATCTCATTGGCAAAACTCTAACTCTGCCAATTCTACAACGAGAAATTCCCATCATTGGCGATGAATTTGTTGACCCGACTTTCGGCACAGGCTGCGTAAAGGTAACTCCCGCCCATGACCCGAACGATTTTGACATGGGTAAGCGTCACAACCTGCCGTTAATCAATATTATGAACAAAGACGGCACTCTCAACGCCAATGCTGGGGAATTTCAAGGACAAGACCGCTTTGTTGCTAGAAAAAATGTGGTTTCTCGCCTAGAAGCAGATGGCTTTTTGGTGAAGATAGAAGATTATAAGCATACCGTTCCCTACAGCGATCGCGGTAAAGTACCTATTGAACCTCTCCTCTCAACTCAATGGTTCGTCAAAATTCGCCCCTTAGCTGATAACAGTCTCGAATTCCTCGACCAGCAAACTTCTCCAGAGTTTGTCCCCCAACGCTGGACAAAGGTCTATCGTGATTGGCTAGTAAAACTCAAAGATTGGTGTATCTCTCGGCAATTATGGTGGGGACACCAAATTCCGGCTTGGTACGCTATCAGTGAAACGGGTGGGCAAATTACTGATAACACGCCCTTTGTAGTGGCGAAATCGGAAACTGAAGCTTGGGAAAAAGCTAAATCACAATTTGGTGAAAATGTCAATCTAGAACAAGACCCAGATGTGCTAGATACTTGGTTTTCTTCTGGACTCTGGCCGTTTTCGACTTTAGGCTGGCCAGAACAAACTCAGGATTTAGCAACTTACTACCCGACTACTACTTTGGTGACAGGCTTTGACATCATCTTTTTCTGGGTAGCCAGAATGACAATGATGGCTGGGCATTTTACGCAGCAAATGCCTTTCCAAACGGTTTACATCCACGGCTTGGTGCTGGATGAAAAAGGTCAGAAGATGTCAAAGACCAAAGGTAATGGCATTGACCCATTGTTATTAATTGACAAATATGGTACTGATGCCCTGCGGTATACCCTAATTAGAGAAGTGGCTGGTGCCGGTCAAGATATCCGCTTAGAATACGATCGCAAAAAGGATGAATCAGCATCGGTTGAGGCATCGCGCAACTTTGCAAATAAGTTGTGGAATGCTGCCCGGTTTGTGATGATGAATTTGGATGGACAAACGCCGCAACAATTGGGGAATCCAGTAGCTACAGAATTGAGCGATCGCTGGATCATCTCGCGGTATCATCAAGTTATCAAACAAACCACGAATTACATCAATAATTACGGTTTAGGGGAAGCAGCAAAAGGACTCTACGAATTCATCTGGGGTGATTTCTGCGATCAATATATTGAACTGGTTAAATCTAGGCTGCAAACAGATGCAGATCCAGAATCACGGCGGGTAGCACAACAAACACTTGGCTACGTTCTGGAGGGGATTTTGAAACTGCTTCATCCCTTCATGCCTCATATTACCGAAGAAATTTGGCAGACTCTCACGCAACAATCAGCAGATTCACCGCAAACTTTACCATTGCAACTCTATCCCCAGGTAGATGCAAACTTAATCGATCGAGCTTTAGAAGAACAGTTTGAATTACTGATTGATACTATCCGCACAATTCGGAATTTGCGGGCTGAGGCGGATATTAAGCCAGGGGTAAAAGTAATAGCGAATTTGCAAACCCAAAGCCAGAAAGAGCGGGAAATCCTCACTTCTGGACAAGATTATATTAAAGATTTGGCGAAGGTTGAGACTTTAACCATTACTGACAAACAAGAAAACCAAACTGTTGCTGCTAAAAAACCTCAAAGGGGTTTGAAGACAATTGGCTTAATTATTGTGGCCATTATCTTTGGTAGATTGGGTTTAGCTGCGGGGTATGCCATTGATGAAATTCCCATCATCGGAACTTTCTTTGAACTAGTTGGTTTTGGTTACACAGCTTGGTTTGTTAGCCAAAATTTACTCACTGCTCAAGCCAGACGTAGGTTATGGAGCCGATTTTTTCCGCAGAGAGAACTAGAACAACCACAAAAACCAGAAAATGCGATCGCAGGTGTAATTGGTACAATACAAGTGCTAATTCCTCTCAGCGGTGTGGTAGATATTGAAGTTGTGCGTGCCAAGCTAGAAAAAAGCTTGAGCAAAGCTGAAGCTGAAGTTCAATCCCTGAGTACCAGATTAAACAATCCTAGTTTTGTAGATAAAGCTAGGGCTGACGTGGTACAAGGGGCGCGGGAAGCTTTAGCAGAGGCACAGAAGCAAGCAGAAATTTTGCGCGATCGCCTTAAGGGGTTGCCGTAG
- a CDS encoding GxxExxY protein translates to METNREGAKYAKEEERRMRQLGDKPEQLAYAVIGAAIEVHRILGPGFLEEVYYKALKLEFIMRGIPHKSKHPVAVEYKGHPVGEGQLDFLVGDVVVVELKAVQNLAPIHEAQVLSYLKMTKHPLGLLINFNVPILKQGIKRIILSSS, encoded by the coding sequence ATGGAAACGAACCGCGAAGGCGCGAAGTACGCGAAGGAAGAGGAGAGAAGGATGAGGCAGCTCGGTGATAAACCGGAGCAGCTAGCGTATGCTGTGATTGGCGCAGCGATTGAGGTACATAGGATCTTGGGGCCAGGGTTTTTGGAGGAGGTGTATTATAAGGCACTGAAACTAGAATTTATAATGCGTGGGATACCTCATAAGTCTAAACATCCAGTAGCAGTGGAATATAAAGGACATCCTGTTGGCGAAGGACAATTAGATTTTCTCGTTGGCGATGTTGTAGTTGTTGAATTAAAAGCCGTTCAAAACCTAGCTCCCATCCACGAAGCTCAAGTCCTCTCATACCTCAAAATGACCAAACATCCCCTTGGCCTTCTCATCAACTTTAACGTCCCCATCCTTAAACAAGGCATCAAACGCATTATCCTCTCTTCTTCTTAA
- a CDS encoding winged helix-turn-helix domain-containing protein yields MPTAVNYAALEEELKTGKGFSSYGAIVEWLKEEHGQDIEYATVYAWVRYRLGAKLKVPRPQSHNQDEKLVSEFKKKLGIILNCLEKHLAPGKCVRYLCQDETRVGLKTLTGKVITASGVKPTVEVKWPRENFWIYGAIEPLTGDHNITSIRN; encoded by the coding sequence ATGCCTACGGCGGTAAACTACGCAGCACTTGAGGAGGAGTTAAAAACAGGAAAAGGCTTTAGTAGCTATGGTGCAATAGTTGAGTGGTTAAAAGAAGAACATGGACAAGATATAGAGTATGCAACGGTTTATGCCTGGGTTCGATATCGATTAGGGGCAAAACTAAAAGTGCCTCGCCCTCAAAGCCATAACCAAGATGAGAAATTGGTATCTGAATTTAAAAAAAAACTCGGAATCATTCTTAATTGTCTAGAAAAACATCTAGCACCTGGCAAGTGTGTTCGCTACCTTTGCCAGGATGAAACTAGGGTTGGACTGAAAACTCTTACAGGAAAAGTGATTACAGCTTCAGGAGTCAAGCCCACGGTTGAGGTGAAATGGCCACGGGAAAACTTTTGGATTTATGGTGCAATTGAACCATTGACTGGAGACCATAACATTACGAGTATCCGAAATTGA
- a CDS encoding PEP-CTERM sorting domain-containing protein codes for MKVSSSGIKLGFAVVSSSCLAAVAIAFSSASAIAAQFITIESSGTLSGTIELPSNNPNFNNSITRIDTDDTGTYYRNLGTNNNPNYVPVYQSDYLKVQTRSDGSLHYFVDFKGIPIVSFDGVLTSPVLSGGQLTPYKYQGQLAGTTFQGVVQDEFNLTKAFYTGTVTDPDTGKQYQGTFEVSGYGERYSNPNGSLTPTVFDFQSDIPGLPTITSLTITNATLANLRIKVPIDETSIPEPASLLGTLMVAGCGIFLKRRKDIEPKKMF; via the coding sequence ATGAAAGTGAGTTCATCAGGGATTAAGCTAGGTTTTGCAGTTGTTAGCAGCAGTTGTTTAGCAGCAGTAGCGATCGCTTTCAGTAGCGCCAGTGCAATTGCTGCTCAATTCATCACAATTGAAAGTAGCGGTACTTTATCAGGAACAATCGAACTTCCCAGTAATAATCCCAATTTCAATAACAGTATTACTCGTATTGACACAGATGACACTGGAACTTATTACCGGAACTTAGGTACTAATAATAATCCTAATTATGTGCCTGTATACCAGTCAGACTATTTAAAGGTACAAACACGCTCTGATGGAAGTCTGCATTACTTTGTTGATTTTAAAGGTATTCCGATTGTCTCCTTTGATGGTGTTCTCACATCGCCAGTTCTTTCTGGTGGTCAGTTGACACCCTATAAATACCAGGGACAATTGGCAGGAACTACATTTCAAGGAGTAGTTCAGGATGAATTTAATCTCACAAAGGCTTTCTACACTGGCACTGTCACCGACCCAGACACCGGAAAGCAGTACCAAGGTACTTTTGAAGTGAGTGGATATGGGGAGCGATATAGTAACCCCAATGGTAGTTTAACTCCCACAGTCTTTGATTTTCAGTCCGATATTCCAGGTTTGCCAACCATAACATCCTTGACCATAACTAACGCTACCTTGGCAAATTTGAGAATTAAAGTACCTATAGATGAAACTTCTATTCCAGAACCCGCTAGCCTTCTTGGAACCTTGATGGTAGCTGGTTGTGGTATTTTCTTGAAAAGAAGAAAAGACATCGAACCTAAGAAAATGTTTTGA
- the ebsA gene encoding type IV pilus biogenesis protein EbsA yields the protein MSIEQLQPATQQQASVYLPYVQGARRNFLPYAISLYQKGVLEGHRKIEASEHVPFVASWNVATLPSDLTRCRIQFDGNADLSYELMMASFEFINFLIELMDNYKRYRVTDFSQPFYRKLLRIDD from the coding sequence ATGTCTATTGAGCAACTTCAGCCTGCCACTCAACAACAAGCCAGTGTTTACTTACCTTACGTTCAGGGCGCTAGGCGCAATTTCTTACCCTATGCCATCAGTCTTTATCAAAAAGGAGTCTTGGAGGGACATCGGAAGATAGAAGCCAGTGAACATGTCCCCTTTGTCGCTTCCTGGAATGTTGCCACCCTACCCTCAGACTTAACTCGTTGCCGAATTCAGTTTGATGGCAACGCTGACCTAAGTTATGAACTGATGATGGCTAGTTTCGAGTTTATTAATTTTTTAATTGAACTTATGGACAACTATAAACGTTATCGCGTAACCGATTTTTCACAACCGTTTTACCGCAAACTATTGCGTATAGATGATTGA
- a CDS encoding glycosyltransferase family 2 protein produces MPANSWPEEDSYQELDPLNSLLSDLSVDEESVLETDPVSLPSRFQGRRGKAALVLTIVWSGTIALHLVSWASIFILGLTTILGFHALVVVFTKSRRYPKEIQGDLPSVSVLVAAKNEEAVIAKLVKNLCNLEYPGGQYEIWIIDDHSSDSTPHLLAELEQKYDQLKVLRRSAEATGGKSGALNQVLPLTKGDIIAVFDADAQVTPDLLQQVIPLFQRENVGAVQVRKAIANAKDNFWTKGQMAEMALDTWFQQQRTALGGIGELRGNGQFVRRSALESCGGWNEETITDDLDLTIRLHLDKWDIECVFHPAVQEEGVTSAIALWHQRNRWAEGGYQRYLDYWDLILKNRMGTRKSWDLLIFMLIMYILPTAAIPDLLMAIARHRPPMLSPITGLSISMSMVGMFTGLKRIRQDQKFPLSTYFIMLVQTLRGSLYMLHWLVVMSSTTARMSVRPKRLKWVKTLHTGHGE; encoded by the coding sequence ATGCCAGCGAATTCCTGGCCCGAAGAAGATTCTTATCAAGAGCTTGATCCGCTCAACTCCTTGTTATCTGACCTATCAGTAGATGAGGAGTCGGTGTTAGAGACAGATCCGGTGTCTCTACCATCCCGGTTTCAAGGTCGTAGAGGCAAAGCGGCTCTAGTCTTGACTATCGTCTGGAGTGGCACGATCGCTCTACATTTAGTTTCTTGGGCTTCTATTTTTATTCTAGGACTGACCACCATTCTAGGATTTCATGCTTTGGTGGTAGTGTTTACTAAATCCCGCCGCTATCCAAAAGAAATACAGGGAGATTTGCCTTCTGTATCTGTGCTGGTAGCTGCGAAAAATGAGGAAGCGGTAATTGCTAAATTAGTCAAAAATCTTTGTAATCTGGAATATCCAGGTGGGCAGTACGAAATTTGGATAATTGACGATCACAGCAGTGATAGCACACCGCATTTACTAGCAGAACTCGAACAGAAATACGACCAACTGAAAGTACTAAGGCGTTCAGCAGAAGCTACTGGTGGCAAATCGGGGGCGTTGAATCAGGTATTGCCGCTGACAAAGGGCGATATCATCGCAGTATTTGATGCTGATGCTCAAGTGACACCAGATTTGCTGCAACAGGTAATACCTTTATTTCAAAGAGAAAATGTGGGGGCGGTGCAAGTGCGAAAAGCGATCGCCAACGCTAAAGACAACTTTTGGACTAAGGGTCAAATGGCAGAAATGGCCCTTGATACCTGGTTTCAGCAACAACGGACTGCCCTTGGTGGCATTGGTGAACTGCGGGGTAATGGTCAATTTGTCCGGCGTTCCGCCTTGGAAAGCTGCGGTGGCTGGAATGAGGAAACCATTACCGATGATTTGGATTTGACAATCCGCTTACATTTGGATAAATGGGATATTGAGTGTGTTTTCCATCCAGCAGTGCAAGAAGAAGGTGTGACAAGTGCGATCGCACTCTGGCATCAGCGTAACCGTTGGGCAGAAGGTGGTTATCAGCGCTATTTGGATTATTGGGATTTAATTCTCAAAAACCGCATGGGAACGCGCAAAAGCTGGGATTTGCTGATTTTTATGCTGATTATGTATATCTTGCCAACAGCAGCAATACCAGATTTATTGATGGCGATCGCTCGTCATCGTCCACCAATGTTAAGTCCCATCACAGGCTTGTCCATCTCTATGTCGATGGTAGGGATGTTTACAGGTCTGAAACGAATACGTCAAGATCAAAAATTCCCACTTTCTACATATTTTATAATGCTCGTGCAAACCCTGCGTGGCAGTTTATATATGTTGCACTGGTTAGTCGTTATGAGCAGTACTACTGCCCGCATGTCGGTAAGACCAAAGCGGCTAAAATGGGTGAAAACTTTGCATACTGGGCATGGGGAATAG
- the dnaX gene encoding DNA polymerase III subunit gamma/tau: MSYEPLHHKYRPKSFAELVGQEAIATTLTNAIGTSKIAPAYLFTGPRGTGKTSSARILAKSLNCLKGDQPTAEPCGVCEVCQGITKGYALDVIEIDAASNTGVDNIRELIEKAQFAPVQCRYKVYVIDECLTGDSLVLTDNGLNRIDDPKIKGKRVLSYNDSSGKWEFKKVVRWLDQGERQTFVIKTTNREIRCTGNHLIRTNQGWLPAKDVREGVKILSPVNVDVASSFTNLVSMDAPGDLLADTSLKAIHLGKNYTTWNLSLNKPNYSDLSVLAGVVKSSISQPFYKKKAEESLASSLAGKNIHIKKDTEFGNLEQKSSLQMRQLSSQMHLDLSTEPYLEIALSVIPINTVDSPDCVGHTQKSSKNGWNTKPIAFKNCVQNCELQLTKDTETSQLPVTPLVIPNSKMSLKSLNQIGIKNSSLWIGLIELPQKDLLGGTWMMAHSVSVQKEVHEFNCIQKDSLGQKINSLPVGLQQWDIQLQQSFTPGVVQARHTTTSRWVQAPVENGWQTLNNIPSPRWITNLETVESVHLAGTERVYDIEVADNHNFVANGLLVHNCHMLSTQAFNALLKTLEEPPRHVVFVLATTDPQRVLPTIISRCQRFDFRRIQLEAMVKHLSAIASFENIHISHDAVTLVAQLAQGGLRDAESLLDQLGLLAGEVTPERVWDLVGTVSEQDLLSLLNAIAQDKPEAVLDCTHYILDRGREPLTILQNLAAFYRDLLIAKTAPNRHDLVACTQQTWTALVEFAQYFDMSGILAGQKHLREAEVQIKNTTQPRLWLEVTLLGLLPSATNIQPQAPIVAPRVNTPAVPPNYLPAVAQNQPVSSVPLAEPQTNHNSANHHQAATQNQPVSSVPLTEPQTNHNSANHHQVAAQNQPVTSSPPVEQQTNHNSVANSVSPPTPEPISVPAPPANVEPVTSEVVGEATYDLTQVWQQVLANLQPKSRQEMLRQMSQLTEFDGVMARIAIKQAWYDKGKSYLPMITAAFQQTFQREIQINIEKGISSNSTSAKKNPPPKDSTRPQQPPTPSYNQQVPSSAPVPQPTTPPPAATAAKNGNSINGNGANGNGVNGNSVNGNSINKNGVNGNGAQTLPPPPKQTPAPDWEPDEVAIAAQRIAEFFNGQIIRFADDFPEFSDSITTPEWVEEADVDDE, encoded by the coding sequence ATGTCTTATGAACCCCTGCACCACAAATATCGCCCCAAAAGTTTTGCTGAACTGGTGGGACAAGAGGCGATCGCCACCACCCTCACGAACGCGATCGGCACATCCAAAATCGCCCCCGCCTATTTATTTACTGGGCCAAGAGGTACGGGGAAAACTTCTAGTGCCCGGATTCTGGCTAAATCCCTCAATTGTCTCAAAGGTGATCAGCCCACGGCTGAACCTTGTGGTGTGTGTGAAGTTTGTCAGGGGATCACCAAGGGGTACGCCTTAGATGTAATTGAAATAGACGCCGCTAGTAATACTGGTGTCGATAATATCCGCGAGTTGATTGAAAAAGCCCAGTTTGCTCCTGTGCAGTGTCGCTACAAGGTTTATGTAATCGACGAATGCCTAACTGGAGATTCTCTGGTATTGACTGATAACGGACTTAACAGAATAGATGATCCCAAAATCAAAGGCAAGAGGGTTCTGAGTTACAACGACTCATCAGGTAAATGGGAATTCAAGAAAGTTGTCAGGTGGTTAGATCAAGGAGAACGTCAAACCTTCGTTATCAAGACAACTAACCGAGAAATTAGATGTACGGGTAATCATTTAATTAGGACAAACCAGGGATGGCTACCAGCAAAGGACGTAAGAGAAGGAGTGAAGATACTATCACCTGTGAATGTGGATGTGGCATCCTCATTTACAAATTTGGTATCGATGGACGCACCCGGAGATTTGTTAGCGGACACCAGTTTAAAGGCAATACATCTGGGCAAAAATTATACGACCTGGAATCTATCCTTAAACAAGCCGAATTACTCCGACCTTTCTGTGCTTGCGGGTGTGGTGAAAAGCTCGATATCCCAACCTTTTTACAAAAAAAAGGCCGAGGAATCATTAGCATCCAGTCTCGCTGGGAAAAACATCCATATAAAAAAGGACACGGAATTTGGGAACTTAGAACAGAAAAGTTCCTTGCAGATGCGGCAGTTATCCAGCCAAATGCATTTGGACTTATCTACGGAACCTTACTTGGAGATTGCTCTATCAGTTATCCCAATAAATACAGTAGATTCCCCAGATTGTGTTGGACACACTCAGAAAAGCAGCAAGAATGGTTGGAATACAAAACCTATCGCCTTCAAGAATTGCGTCCAAAACTGCGAATTACAGCTAACAAAGGATACGGAAACATCTCAGTTACCTGTAACACCGCTTGTCATCCCCAACTCAAAGATGTCTTTGAAATCGTTAAACCAAATAGGGATAAAAAACTCGTCTCTATGGATTGGCTTAATCGAATTACCCCAGAAGGACTTGCTTGGTGGTACATGGATGATGGCTCACTCAGTCTCAGTCCAGAAGGAAGTCCACGAATTCAACTGCATACAGAAGGATTCTCTGGGGCAGAAAATCAACTCATTGCCAGTTGGCTTACAGCAATGGGATATTCAGTTGCAACAAAGTTTTACACCAGGAGTAGTACAGGCAAGACATACTACTACATCCAGATGGGTGCAAGCACCAGTAGAAAATGGCTGGCAGACCTTAAACAATATTCCATCCCCTCGATGGATTACAAATTTGGAGACTGTCGAATCTGTTCACCTCGCTGGGACTGAGCGAGTCTATGATATTGAAGTAGCAGATAATCATAACTTTGTAGCAAATGGGCTTTTGGTACACAATTGCCACATGCTCAGTACCCAGGCATTCAATGCGCTACTTAAGACACTAGAAGAACCACCGAGACACGTGGTTTTTGTATTGGCGACAACAGACCCGCAACGGGTGTTACCAACGATTATTTCACGCTGTCAAAGGTTTGATTTTAGACGCATTCAGTTAGAGGCGATGGTGAAGCATTTAAGTGCGATCGCATCTTTTGAAAACATTCATATTTCACATGATGCTGTCACCCTGGTAGCCCAACTTGCTCAGGGAGGGTTACGGGATGCTGAAAGTCTACTCGATCAATTGGGTTTGTTAGCGGGTGAAGTCACACCAGAGCGAGTTTGGGATTTAGTTGGAACAGTGAGCGAACAGGACTTGCTGAGTCTTTTAAATGCGATCGCTCAAGATAAACCGGAAGCAGTTCTAGACTGTACTCACTACATTCTAGATCGTGGTCGAGAACCCCTAACTATTCTGCAAAATCTCGCTGCTTTTTACCGCGATTTACTCATAGCTAAAACAGCACCCAACCGCCACGATTTGGTTGCTTGTACTCAGCAAACCTGGACAGCCCTGGTTGAGTTTGCTCAATACTTCGATATGAGCGGGATTTTGGCGGGACAGAAACACTTGCGAGAAGCTGAAGTGCAAATTAAAAATACCACCCAGCCGCGTTTGTGGTTGGAGGTAACATTACTAGGATTGTTACCCAGTGCGACGAATATTCAGCCACAAGCCCCAATTGTCGCGCCACGAGTTAATACACCTGCTGTACCTCCAAATTATCTTCCAGCAGTTGCCCAAAATCAGCCTGTCTCTTCTGTACCTCTAGCTGAACCGCAAACAAATCATAATTCTGCAAACCATCATCAAGCGGCTACCCAAAATCAGCCTGTCTCTTCTGTACCTCTAACTGAACCGCAAACAAATCATAATTCTGCAAACCATCATCAAGTGGCTGCCCAAAATCAGCCCGTCACTTCATCTCCCCCAGTTGAACAGCAAACAAATCACAATTCTGTTGCTAACTCAGTTTCACCACCAACCCCAGAACCGATATCCGTTCCTGCGCCACCTGCAAACGTTGAACCAGTAACTTCAGAAGTTGTTGGGGAAGCAACTTATGATTTAACTCAGGTTTGGCAACAGGTGCTTGCTAACCTCCAGCCAAAATCAAGGCAAGAAATGCTGCGTCAAATGAGCCAACTCACAGAGTTCGACGGTGTTATGGCTCGAATTGCAATTAAACAGGCATGGTATGACAAGGGAAAATCTTATCTACCGATGATTACGGCAGCTTTCCAGCAGACTTTCCAGCGTGAAATCCAGATCAATATAGAAAAAGGAATTTCTTCAAACTCTACCTCAGCCAAAAAAAATCCTCCACCAAAAGACTCTACTCGCCCTCAGCAACCACCTACACCCAGTTACAACCAGCAAGTTCCGTCTTCAGCGCCAGTACCACAGCCAACCACTCCACCACCAGCTGCAACAGCAGCAAAAAATGGAAATAGCATAAATGGAAATGGGGCAAATGGAAACGGCGTAAATGGAAACAGCGTAAACGGGAATAGCATAAATAAAAATGGGGTAAATGGAAATGGGGCGCAAACTTTGCCTCCACCCCCAAAACAAACACCCGCACCTGATTGGGAACCTGATGAAGTAGCGATCGCAGCTCAACGTATAGCAGAATTTTTCAACGGACAAATTATCCGTTTTGCAGATGATTTCCCAGAATTCTCCGATTCCATAACTACACCAGAATGGGTAGAAGAAGCAGACGTGGACGATGAATAA